A region of the Betaproteobacteria bacterium genome:
CAGATTGAAGATTTCGCCGACGCGGAGCTTCAGTTCAAGCGCGTGCTGGAGCTCATGCCGCGTGATGTCAACCCGGTTTATTTCAATCTCGGCGCCGTTGCCGAAGGGCAGAAACGTCCGGATGCCGCCCTTGAGTGGTATCGCAAGATTGCCATGGGTGAGTACTTTGTTACCGGGCAGCTCAAGATTTCCCATATTCTTGCCAAGCGCGACGGCATGGACGCAGGACGCAAGCATTTGCACGATGCGCAAGTGACACAAGGTGACTCGCCGGAGATACGCATTCAGTTGATCCTTGCGGAGGCACAATTGCTGCGGGACTCAAAGGCATTGCCGGCAGCGTTCAAGCTGCTGTCGGAAGCGATTGAGAAAAATCCAGGCACTGCCGACCTTTTGTATGACCGTGCCATGGTCGCTGAAAAAATTGACAAGCTTGATGTAATGGAAGCTGATTTGCGGCAAGTGATCGAATTGAAACCTGAACATGCCCACGCATACAACGCATTAGGCTATACGTTTGCCGAACGCAACCATCGGCTCGCGGAGGCATACGAATTGGTGCAGAAAGCGCTAACTTTTGCGCCTGACGATCCATTTATTCAGGATAGCCTGGGATGGGTGCAATTTCGTCTTGGCAAACTGGACGACGCGCTGAAAACACTTAAAGCCGCGTACCAGGTGCGCCGCGATCCGGAAATTGCCGCGCATCTGGGGGAGATACTGTGGGCCAATGGAGATCGCGAAGAGGCATTGAAAATCTGGCGTGCATCGCTACTGGAAAATCCGGATAACGAAATGCTGGTCTCGGTGATGAAGAAATTCAGGCCGTGAGCCAGGAACAGGAGCTCGTTGCGTATATGCGGCGCCTCGAATTTCTTCGGCGCCGTTTTTGTGTGGGCATGCTGCCTGCGATCATCGTGGCGTCGTTGTTACCCGGCTGCGCGGCAATTGATCCAATGCCCGCGACATCGGCGGCACCCGCACTGGCAACAGGCCTGTTGCCAGCCAAGTACTTCACTTTGCGTGGACGCATCAGCGTACGGGTGGGAGACAAAATCGAATCCGCGCAAATCCGCTGGACGAAGACGCCCGACGAGGAGCGCCTGGAAGTGTTTACGCCCTTTGGGAGCCAGGTTGCGGAGCTGGTTAGAAGCGACGGCGGCGGCGTAACGCTAAGGCGAGAACACGAGATCACGACAGCTGAATCGATTGCGGAACTGACCTCCTCCTTGTTGGGTGTGGCGCTGGATATGGATGCGATTGCCATCTGGACGCAAGGTATTGGGCTAAAAGAAAACGAGTCGATCGAGCGACGATTCGGCAACGGGGCGGCGTGGCAGGTAACGGTTGAACGTTTACAAAATCGTGGGATTCACCGGTATGCGTCACGCCTGTCCGCGATAAGTGGTGACACCGTCGTCCGGTTGGTGATTGACGAGTGGCGGTCCGAATGAAGCAACGTGCATTTAGCACATTGGCCCCGGCCAAATTGAATCTTTTCTTGCACGTTGTCGGGCGGCGCGCTGACGGCTATCACCTGCTTCAATCGGCGTTCACCTTGCTCGATTTTGGAGACACGCTGCAATTCGATCCGCGTGAAGACGGTCTGATTCGCCGCGTTTCCATGCTTCCTGGCGTCGCGGAAGACGAGGATTTGG
Encoded here:
- a CDS encoding outer membrane lipoprotein LolB: MSQEQELVAYMRRLEFLRRRFCVGMLPAIIVASLLPGCAAIDPMPATSAAPALATGLLPAKYFTLRGRISVRVGDKIESAQIRWTKTPDEERLEVFTPFGSQVAELVRSDGGGVTLRREHEITTAESIAELTSSLLGVALDMDAIAIWTQGIGLKENESIERRFGNGAAWQVTVERLQNRGIHRYASRLSAISGDTVVRLVIDEWRSE